One segment of Castanea sativa cultivar Marrone di Chiusa Pesio chromosome 3, ASM4071231v1 DNA contains the following:
- the LOC142627706 gene encoding uncharacterized protein LOC142627706 — protein sequence MKHFRFLILLLSLFQIISSYGMKMVGGIDSSTDREALLAFKSLVIDPQNALSGWNINSSHCTWFGVNCTSNGTLVQSLSLANLGLFGNIPPRLSNLTCLKTLNLYNNSFFGQIPSELGRLTSLQSIILATNNISGTIPISLSDCLMLEQMSFENNKITGPLPTELGHLPRLKILDVSMNNLTGAIPSTFGNLSTMTSLSIARTNISGKIPNELGRLHNLVMLQLSENQLSGEIPFSIFNISSLEFLSLTENRLVGKLPSNIGLTLPNIRELHLGRNSLEGPIPSSLSNASHIEFLDLPSNNFTGPIPLLGNLKNLAKLILGSNKLSSTTEQNFQVFDSLTKCTKLEYIFLNSNQLAGELPSSVANLSFNLQQFCIDDNLLNGSFPQGLERYQNLVALSIQQNSFRGQIPKSIGKLQKLQILQVHENLFSGEIPDIFSNLTQLYELYMGNNQLSGIIPMSIATCQLLETLFLAGTAVNGSIPKQIFELPQLKFLILANNTLSSSLPDEFGHLRQLEIMDISGNQLSGYIPAITERYSSLSRLNIARNKITGSLPKSLEYLAALESLDLSSNNLSGLIPKELQNLHVLETLNLSFNSFEGEVPKNGVFAKIRWDSLQGNSRLCAIDHDAAEKLRVNPCVTKKKSNSHLVLKVTIPISAIIVLVCALCLVWALITKKKSKIRNNGTSSSVVKGLPPRLSYSEIQLGTNGFATENLLGKGAFGSVYRAVFSTGENGTQTTVAVKVLDLTQSKASKSFDAECEALRNIRHRNLVKVFTSCSSIDHTGAAFKALAMEFMSNGNLDKWLYPEDVECGSTLTLTQRLNISIDVATALDYLHHDCDPPVVHCDLKPGNVLLDEDMTAHVGDFGLARFLSHNSSQNESSTIGLKGSIGYIAPEYGLGGKASTSGDVYSFGILLLEMIIAKKPTDRMFQEGLSLNKFISEVHESKILDIADPRLFKDYESVTRSSSTSCSIGGDSSSSSSSNNNNITLRSEECVAAMVGVGLSCAAHSSKERFTMREALSKLQEIKRSFIGS from the exons ATGAAGCATTTCCGTTTcttaattcttcttctttccctcTTTCAAATCATTTCAAGTTATGGCATGAAAATGGTGGGAGGCATTGACTCCAGCACTGACAGAGAAGCCCTTCTAGCTTTCAAATCCTTAGTTATTGATCCTCAGAATGCTCTCTCTGGATGGAACATAAATTCATCTCATTGTACTTGGTTTGGTGTGAACTGCACCAGCAATGGAACACTAGTCCAATCACTAAGCCttgcaaatcttgggctctttgGCAATATTCCTCCTCGGCTCTCCAATCTCACTTGCCTTAAGACTCTAAACCTTTACAACAACTCTTTTTTTGGCCAAATTCCTTCTGAGCTAGGCCGTCTTACTAGCCTTCAGAGTATAATTCTCGCGACAAACAACATCAGTGGTACCATTCCTATTAGTCTATCTGATTGTCTTATGCTTGAACaaatgagttttgagaacaacAAAATTACTGGTCCTCTTCCTACTGAACTAGGCCATCTTCCTAGATTGAAAATTCTTGATGTATCCATGAACAATCTTACTGGTGCAATTCCCTCTACTTTTGGCAATCTCTCCACTATGACCAGTCTCAGCATAGCAAGAACCAACATATCTGGCAAAATTCCAAATGAGTTGGGTCGTCTCCATAATCTTGTCATGCTACAACTCTCGGAGAATCAATTAAGTGGTGAGATACCCTTTTCTATTTTCAACATATCCTCCTTGGAGTTCTTATCTCTCACAGAAAACAGGCTTGTTGGAAAGCTGCCATCCAATATAGGCCTTACCCTTCCCAACATAAGGGAACTCCACCTGGGGCGCAATAGTTTGGAAGGGCCAATACCAAGTTCTTTATCCAATGCTTCACATATTGAATTCCTTGATCTCCCTTCAAACAATTTCACTGGGCCTATTCCTTTACTTGGTAACTTGAAAAATCTTGCCAAATTAATTCTTGGCTCAAACAAATTATCTTCTACAACAGAGCAGAATTTTCAAGTATTTGATTCCCTTACAAAATGTACCAAGTTAGAGTACATCTTTCTCAATTCCAACCAATTAGCTGGTGAGCTTCCCAGTTCGGTTGCAAATCTCTCATTCAATCTCCAACAATTTTGTATTGATGATAATTTGTTGAACGGTAGCTTCCCTCAAGGACTTGAGAGGTACCAAAACCTTGTAGCCTTATCGATTCAACAAAATTCTTTCAGAGGCCAAATACCAAAGTCCATTGGAAAGCTTCAGAAACTACAAATACTTCAGGTACATGAAAACCTCTTCTCCGGAGAAATTCCTGACATCTTTAGCAATCTCACACAACTATATGAGCTCTATATGGGAAATAACCAGTTATCTGGTATAATTCCCATGAGTATAGCTACATGCCAGCTGTTAGAGACACTTTTTCTAGCTGGGACAGCGGTCAATGGAAGCATTCCAAAGCAAATTTTTGAGCTTCCCCAgctaaaatttttgatattgGCGAATAACACTTTAAGCAGTTCTCTGCCCGACGAATTTGGCCATTTGAGACAGCTTGAAATCATGGACATTTCTGGAAACCAGCTATCCGGATATATTCCTGCAATAACTGAGAGATACTCAAGTTTGAGCAGGCTCAACATTGCAAGAAATAAGATAACTGGCTCATTACCGAAGTCGTTGGAATATCTAGCGGCACTGGAGAGCTTGGATCTTTCTTCCAACAATCTCTCAGGCCTAATCCCCAAAGAGTTGCAGAACCTTCATGTTTTGGAAACGTTAAATTTGTCTTTCAACAGCTTTGAAGGAGAAGTACCGAAAAATGGTGTCTTTGCAAAAATCAGATGGGATTCTCTCCAGGGAAACTCCAGGCTCTGTGCAATTGACCATGATGCTGCCGAAAAGCTAAGAGTCAATCCTTGTGTCACAAAAAAGAAGTCAAATTCTCATTTAGTACTCAAAGTCACTATTCCAATTTCTGCTATCATTGTGCTTGTCTGTGCATTGTGTTTAGTGTGGGCACTAATCACCAAAAAGAAGAGCAAGATAAGAAACAATGGAACTTCTTCATCTGTAGTCAAGGGTTTACCCCCAAGGCTATCTTACTCAGAAATCCAGCTTGGTACAAATGGTTTTGCCACAGAAAATTTGTTAGGGAAGGGAGCGTTTGGGTCTGTTTATAGAGCTGTTTTCAGTACTGGTGAGAATGGAACCCAGACCACAGTTGCAGTGAAGGTTCTAGACTTGACACAAAGTAAAGCTTCCAAGAGTTTTGATGCAGAATGTGAAGCTCTAAGAAACATCCGCCATCGGAACCTTGTTAAGGTGTTCACTTCTTGCTCTAGCATTGATCACACAGGAGCTGCATTCAAGGCTTTGGCTATGGAATTCATGTCTAACGGTAACTTGGATAAGTGGTTGTATCCAGAGGATGTTGAATGTGGATCAACTCTGACATTAACCCAGAGACTGAATATTTCAATTGATGTAGCTACTGCCTTAGATTACCTACATCATGACTGTGATCCACCAGTAGTCCATTGTGATTTGAAACCTGGAAATGTGCTTTTGGACGAAGATATGACTGCTCATGTTGGAGATTTTGGGTTAGCAAGGTTTCTCTCCCATAATTCATCACAGAATGAAAGCAGCACAATTGGTCTAAAAGGCTCAATTGGTTACATTGCTCCAG AGTATGGCTTGGGCGGAAAGGCTTCAACCAGTGGGGATGTCTATAGCTTTGGAATACTGCTGCTTGAGATGATCATTGCCAAGAAGCCCACAGATAGGATGTTCCAGGAAGGTTTAAGCCTAAACAAGTTCATCTCTGAAGTGCACGAGAGTAAAATCTTGGATATTGCTGATCCAAGGCTTTTCAAGGATTATGAATCTGTAACACGAAGCAGCAGTACTAGTTGTTCTATTGGTGGAGatagcagcagcagcagcagcagcaacaacaacaacattacTTTAAGAAGTGAGGAGTGTGTGGCTGCAATGGTGGGAGTTGGATTATCTTGTGCTGCTCATTCATCAAAAGAACGTTTTACTATGAGAGAAGCCTTATCCAAGTTGCAAGAGATTAAAAGGAGTTTTATTGGATCTTGA